In Pseudomonas sp. p1(2021b), the genomic window GAGCCGGGGCTCTGGGTGTCCGTTCGGCGACACTGTTGGGGGTTCCGGCGCTAGCGGTTGGAAAGGCGAGACCTTATCGTCTGCCTCTGCGTAATTACAAGACGGAAAATTCAATGAAGTACGTGCGAAAAGTCCTAGATAACTTCACCCTGGCTTTGCTTGCCGTGGTACTGGTCGCCACCTTGCTGCCGTGTTCGGGAGAGGGGGCGGTGTTCTTCGGTTGGCTGACCAACCTGGCCATCGGCCTGCTGTTCTTCCTGCATGGGGCCAAGCTTTCGCGCGAAGCGGTCATCGCCGGTGCCGGGCACTGGCGGCTGCACCTGCTGGTGTTCGCCTGCACCTTCGTGATGTTCCCGCTGCTGGGCTTGGCGTTCAAGCCGCTGTTCGTGCCGCTGGTGGGCGACGAGTTGTACCTGGGCGTGCTCTACCTGTGCGCCTTGCCTGCCACGGTGCAGTCGGCGATCGCCTTCACGTCGCTGGCTCGCGGCAACATCCCGGCGGCGATCTGCAGTGCGGCAGCCTCGAGCCTGCTGGGCATCTTCCTGACGCCTGTGCTGGTGATGCTGTTGCTGGGAGCCGAAGGCGAGACGGGCTCCGGGCTCGATGCGGTGCTCAAGATCACTTTGCAGTTGCTGGTGCCGTTCGTGGCGGGGCAGTTGGCGCGGCGCTGGATTGGTGGGTGGGTACAGCGCAACGCGCGCTGGCTGAAGGTCGTCGACCAGGGGTCGATTCTGCTGGTGGTCTACACGGCATTCAGCGACGCCGTGGTCACGGGGCTATGGCACACGGTGTCGCCGCAGCACCTGGCAGGGTTGTTCGTGGTGTGTGGTGTGTTGTTGGCGGCCGTGCTGTTCGGCACGCGGTTGCTGGGACGTGCGCTGGGCTTCAGCCTGGAGGACCGGATCACC contains:
- a CDS encoding bile acid:sodium symporter family protein, translated to MKYVRKVLDNFTLALLAVVLVATLLPCSGEGAVFFGWLTNLAIGLLFFLHGAKLSREAVIAGAGHWRLHLLVFACTFVMFPLLGLAFKPLFVPLVGDELYLGVLYLCALPATVQSAIAFTSLARGNIPAAICSAAASSLLGIFLTPVLVMLLLGAEGETGSGLDAVLKITLQLLVPFVAGQLARRWIGGWVQRNARWLKVVDQGSILLVVYTAFSDAVVTGLWHTVSPQHLAGLFVVCGVLLAAVLFGTRLLGRALGFSLEDRITILFAGSKKSLATGVPMAQVLFVGGGIGAMILPLMLFHQIQLMVCAVLAQKYAAREVEGASVVS